A single window of Ferrimonas balearica DSM 9799 DNA harbors:
- a CDS encoding nuclear transport factor 2 family protein has translation MTLEQQLQVLLDKQALTELMYKFARALDRVDGELMKSTYWPDAVEEHQDPIFPELFYYNGNAHDFVDPAMAGFKALKATQHRISNPLIEVDGDEARAECYVWAYHVHEEEGVDREGILGGRHHFRFQRRAGEWRILHRSTVFDWNQNQPASAIWAESFSDKYRGQRDRSDDSYHYIQR, from the coding sequence ATGACACTGGAACAACAACTGCAAGTTTTACTGGATAAGCAGGCACTGACCGAATTGATGTACAAATTTGCCCGTGCCCTGGACCGGGTTGATGGCGAGTTGATGAAGTCGACTTACTGGCCAGACGCGGTAGAGGAGCACCAGGACCCCATTTTCCCTGAGCTGTTCTACTACAACGGTAATGCCCATGACTTTGTTGACCCGGCCATGGCGGGTTTCAAAGCCCTTAAGGCCACCCAGCACCGCATCAGCAATCCACTGATCGAGGTGGATGGGGATGAGGCCCGTGCGGAGTGCTATGTGTGGGCGTATCACGTCCATGAGGAGGAGGGCGTCGACCGGGAAGGGATCCTGGGTGGGCGACACCATTTCCGCTTCCAGCGCCGGGCGGGAGAGTGGCGGATCCTGCATCGCTCGACCGTGTTTGACTGGAACCAAAACCAGCCGGCCAGCGCCATCTGGGCGGAGAGCTTCAGCGACAAATACCGTGGCCAGCGCGACCGCAGTGACGACAGCTACCACTACATCCAACGCTGA
- a CDS encoding delta-class carbonic anhydrase — protein MKQGQSWPLPLFSLLLVFAGGLADAGQSEVTDAQIASQRAALQANTAMKGFGPQSPRNIDAATGLNRARFSPAPPYQQMNLCNIHFHSGAEHSGGEFTQYAGNGDGKGHHSGYLYSGKLNAAERRPIAQSVCSGKQGALQSGDTIEVHFVHTTAAVQPGPTLGACLSDANNNPQLRVEAQVYVLVNDADALDFGHLAQVQQVGDYYQAVNLPDNLGKPVAYAGSTTGPGFNEQGSPFQVSWRVYPEVAKVDVRSLGRWCQANRFNEDHGHGVRNLVINPALLAPIH, from the coding sequence ATGAAGCAAGGACAGAGTTGGCCACTTCCGCTATTCAGCCTGCTGCTGGTGTTCGCCGGGGGGCTGGCCGACGCCGGCCAGAGCGAGGTTACCGACGCGCAGATCGCCAGTCAGCGGGCTGCACTGCAGGCCAATACGGCTATGAAGGGTTTCGGGCCACAGTCGCCCCGAAATATTGATGCAGCAACGGGGCTGAACCGTGCCCGGTTTTCCCCCGCCCCACCCTATCAGCAGATGAATTTGTGCAATATCCACTTCCACAGTGGTGCTGAACATTCGGGGGGCGAGTTCACCCAATACGCTGGCAACGGCGATGGCAAAGGCCATCACAGCGGATACCTGTACTCAGGCAAGTTGAACGCGGCCGAGCGTCGTCCTATCGCACAGTCAGTATGCTCAGGCAAACAGGGCGCCCTGCAGTCCGGTGACACCATTGAGGTGCACTTTGTCCACACCACCGCTGCGGTGCAACCGGGCCCAACCCTTGGCGCCTGCCTCAGCGACGCCAACAACAACCCTCAATTGAGGGTGGAGGCTCAGGTCTACGTGCTGGTTAACGACGCCGATGCCCTCGACTTTGGCCATCTGGCTCAGGTTCAACAGGTCGGCGATTACTATCAGGCGGTGAACCTGCCGGACAACCTCGGTAAACCGGTGGCCTACGCCGGTTCCACCACCGGGCCCGGTTTCAATGAGCAGGGCTCCCCTTTCCAGGTGAGCTGGCGCGTCTACCCCGAGGTCGCTAAGGTCGACGTGCGCAGCTTGGGGCGCTGGTGCCAGGCTAACCGCTTTAATGAAGACCACGGTCATGGCGTGCGAAACCTGGTCATCAATCCGGCGCTGCTCGCTCCAATCCACTGA
- a CDS encoding 23S rRNA (adenine(2030)-N(6))-methyltransferase RlmJ, whose amino-acid sequence MLSYRHSYHAGNHADVLKHCVQSLILEALKGKDKAFVYHDTHSGAGRYDLKDDHAEKTGEYVDGIGRLWGEDCPQLLHPYLRAVKALNPNGNLRYYPGSPLLASALIRPQDRMMLTELHPSDYPRLAQEFEGDRQVRIAREDGYQCLKANLPPKERRGMVLIDPPYELKDEYRDLVAGVQEGAKRWATGTYALWYPVVFRQDIEFVERRLKASGIRKILKIELRVKQDNVERGMTGSGMIVINPPWKLEQQMAELLPYLTEKLGQSPQAGFTLEWLVGE is encoded by the coding sequence ATGCTTTCCTATCGCCACAGTTACCACGCCGGCAACCATGCTGACGTATTGAAGCACTGCGTCCAGTCCCTGATCCTGGAAGCGCTTAAAGGCAAGGACAAAGCCTTTGTTTACCATGACACCCACTCCGGTGCCGGTCGTTACGATCTGAAGGACGACCACGCCGAGAAGACCGGTGAGTACGTGGATGGCATCGGCCGCCTGTGGGGCGAGGATTGCCCGCAGTTGCTGCACCCTTACCTGAGAGCCGTCAAGGCACTGAACCCCAATGGCAACCTGCGCTACTACCCGGGCAGCCCGCTGCTGGCGTCGGCTTTGATCCGCCCCCAGGACCGCATGATGCTGACGGAACTGCACCCCAGTGACTATCCGCGTCTGGCACAGGAGTTTGAAGGTGACCGTCAGGTGCGCATTGCGCGCGAAGACGGTTACCAGTGCCTGAAAGCCAACCTGCCGCCGAAAGAGCGTCGGGGCATGGTGTTGATTGACCCGCCCTACGAACTGAAAGATGAGTACCGCGACCTGGTGGCCGGGGTACAGGAAGGGGCGAAGCGCTGGGCCACCGGCACCTACGCGCTGTGGTACCCGGTGGTGTTCCGTCAGGACATTGAGTTTGTTGAGCGTCGCCTTAAAGCCTCCGGCATCCGTAAGATCCTGAAGATTGAGCTGCGGGTGAAGCAGGACAACGTCGAGCGCGGTATGACCGGTTCCGGCATGATCGTCATTAACCCGCCCTGGAAGCTGGAGCAGCAGATGGCCGAACTGTTGCCGTACCTGACGGAAAAACTGGGCCAGTCTCCGCAGGCCGGTTTCACTCTGGAGTGGCTGGTCGGCGAATAA
- the efpL gene encoding elongation factor P-like protein EfpL, which yields MPKASEIKKNTAIVFNGKTYVVRDIERSVPQGRAGGSLYRMRMYEVVTGQKIDETFKDSDMLDLGDLRRSPVTLSYIDGDEYVFMDSEDYSSYHLNRSSIEDQIPFLDESTEGMQVVIVNDTPVGIDMPTTVELVVVETDPSIKGASATSRTKPAVLSSGVTVQVPEYIATGEKIKVHVEERKFISRADSK from the coding sequence ATGCCGAAGGCCAGTGAAATCAAAAAGAACACCGCCATTGTCTTCAATGGTAAAACTTACGTGGTTCGCGATATCGAGCGTTCTGTACCGCAGGGACGTGCTGGCGGAAGCCTTTACCGGATGCGTATGTATGAAGTGGTGACCGGCCAGAAGATTGACGAAACCTTTAAAGACAGCGACATGCTCGACTTGGGTGATCTGCGTCGTTCTCCTGTTACCCTGTCCTACATCGACGGTGATGAATATGTCTTCATGGATTCTGAGGACTACTCCAGCTATCACCTGAACCGTTCCTCCATCGAAGACCAGATCCCCTTCCTGGACGAATCCACCGAGGGGATGCAGGTGGTTATCGTTAATGACACCCCTGTTGGTATCGATATGCCGACCACCGTTGAGCTGGTTGTGGTTGAGACCGACCCGTCCATCAAAGGCGCCTCCGCCACCTCCCGCACCAAGCCTGCGGTACTCTCCAGCGGCGTAACCGTGCAGGTACCGGAGTACATTGCCACCGGTGAAAAGATTAAGGTGCATGTTGAAGAGCGTAAGTTTATTAGTCGTGCCGACAGCAAGTAA
- a CDS encoding AraC family transcriptional regulator, protein MTLGSCAMPALLQYLDWARQHGVDPAPLLDQAGIDPALLAQPEARLGGEQFQQFLLALARVSQEDTFGLQSAQHVQPGSYSVLGYIAMNSDNLGQALERAMPYEKLVGDMGRSDWRFGPKEAVLRWHCQYSHPQVVPQMVDNVLASWTGFARALLGQPGASPSWVSLRRAVPADGGRAHQQWFGAPVQFGAEQDAIGIPASLLSQPVVRPDPQLLPVLEQHAKRRLQALEQQDDLPMRVRVQIEAALQRGPVRRDQIADALGLSEKTLQRRLAQCQTQYQTELDRVRLSLAQRALEETEQPVAELALRLGFSDVRSFQRRFKQWTGQGPGAYRQARRVQA, encoded by the coding sequence ATGACGCTGGGTAGTTGTGCCATGCCGGCGTTACTGCAGTACCTTGACTGGGCCCGGCAGCATGGGGTGGATCCTGCCCCACTGTTAGACCAGGCCGGGATAGACCCGGCTTTATTGGCGCAGCCCGAGGCGCGGTTGGGCGGCGAGCAGTTTCAGCAGTTCTTGCTGGCCTTGGCCCGGGTCAGCCAGGAGGACACCTTTGGGCTGCAGTCGGCGCAGCATGTTCAGCCGGGCTCCTACTCGGTATTGGGCTACATCGCTATGAACAGCGATAACCTCGGCCAGGCGCTGGAGCGCGCCATGCCTTACGAAAAGCTGGTGGGGGATATGGGCCGCTCCGACTGGCGGTTCGGGCCCAAAGAGGCGGTGTTGCGTTGGCACTGCCAGTACTCTCACCCGCAGGTGGTGCCGCAGATGGTGGATAACGTGCTGGCCAGCTGGACCGGTTTTGCCCGAGCGCTGTTGGGCCAGCCCGGGGCCAGCCCGAGTTGGGTCAGTTTGCGTCGTGCGGTGCCGGCGGACGGGGGACGTGCCCATCAGCAATGGTTCGGCGCACCGGTGCAATTCGGTGCGGAACAGGACGCCATCGGCATCCCCGCTTCGCTGTTATCGCAACCGGTGGTGCGGCCCGACCCACAGCTGTTGCCGGTACTGGAGCAGCATGCCAAGCGGCGTTTGCAGGCGTTGGAACAACAGGACGACCTGCCGATGCGGGTGCGGGTTCAGATTGAAGCCGCATTACAGCGTGGGCCGGTGCGTCGGGATCAGATTGCCGATGCCTTGGGGCTTAGCGAAAAGACCCTGCAACGCCGCCTGGCCCAGTGTCAGACCCAATACCAGACTGAGCTGGATCGTGTTCGATTGAGCCTGGCCCAGCGGGCACTGGAGGAGACCGAACAACCGGTCGCAGAGCTGGCACTCAGATTGGGATTCAGTGACGTGCGCTCGTTCCAACGCCGTTTTAAGCAGTGGACCGGACAGGGGCCGGGCGCCTACCGTCAGGCTCGGCGGGTGCAGGCATGA
- a CDS encoding cupin domain-containing protein — MSVVSGNLRAGLPGLGQSDSEWFDGLVQTPNARIERILSHGQVTPQGQWCDQAEDEFVVLIEGAAQLQIEGESQPRQLAAGDWLLLPAHCRHRVVWTDPNQPSLWLALHLRT, encoded by the coding sequence ATGAGTGTCGTCAGTGGCAATCTGAGGGCGGGGCTGCCCGGGTTGGGGCAGAGCGACTCTGAGTGGTTTGATGGCTTAGTGCAGACGCCCAATGCGCGGATAGAGCGGATCCTCAGTCACGGCCAGGTGACGCCTCAAGGGCAATGGTGCGATCAGGCCGAAGACGAGTTTGTGGTGTTGATTGAGGGGGCGGCACAGTTACAGATTGAGGGAGAGTCTCAACCCCGACAGCTGGCGGCGGGGGATTGGCTGCTGCTTCCGGCCCACTGTCGCCACCGGGTGGTCTGGACCGACCCGAACCAGCCTAGCCTGTGGCTGGCCCTGCATCTGCGCACCTGA
- the nhaA gene encoding Na+/H+ antiporter NhaA: MKQSFQDFFSQESSGGIVLMVVVVIAMVLANSPLDGAYHAFLNTPVRVRFGPLDIDKPMLLWINDGLMAMFFTLIGLEVKRELLQGALSSPSKAALPTFAAIGGLLVPALIFLAFNHQDELGRVGWAIPAATDIAFALGVLALLGSRVPAALKVFLLALAIIDDLLVILIIALFYSDSLSMLSLTVAAVATLGLVTLNRAGVRKLAPYLLIGVVLWVAVLKSGVHATLAGVVLAFTLPLDRDESGYCPSETLEHRLHPWSAFLILPVFAFANAGVSLEGLGLADLTSPLPMGIALGLLLGKPLGIMLFSIIAVMVRLARLPEGLGWVHLLGVSLLCGIGFTMAMFVASLSFDPGMLNYGDLARLGILIGSGLAAVAGYVLLSKTLPEQRKTPPEP; encoded by the coding sequence ATGAAGCAGTCATTCCAGGATTTTTTCTCACAGGAATCGTCCGGCGGCATCGTACTGATGGTGGTGGTGGTTATCGCTATGGTGCTGGCCAACTCGCCGCTCGACGGTGCCTATCACGCGTTTCTGAATACGCCGGTGCGGGTGCGCTTCGGTCCGCTGGACATCGATAAGCCGATGTTGTTGTGGATCAACGATGGCCTGATGGCGATGTTCTTCACCTTGATTGGCCTCGAGGTGAAGCGTGAACTGTTGCAGGGCGCCTTATCCAGCCCCAGCAAGGCCGCTTTGCCCACCTTTGCCGCCATTGGCGGCTTGCTGGTGCCGGCGTTGATCTTCCTCGCTTTTAATCACCAGGATGAGCTGGGTCGGGTGGGTTGGGCCATCCCGGCGGCTACGGATATTGCCTTTGCTCTGGGGGTTCTGGCTTTGCTTGGCAGCCGGGTGCCGGCGGCGCTCAAAGTGTTTCTGCTGGCGTTGGCGATCATCGATGATTTGCTGGTGATCCTGATCATCGCGCTGTTCTACAGCGACAGCTTGTCGATGCTCAGTCTCACTGTTGCTGCAGTGGCCACGCTGGGGTTGGTGACGCTCAACCGCGCCGGTGTGCGCAAGCTGGCGCCCTACCTGTTGATCGGGGTGGTTCTGTGGGTGGCGGTGCTGAAGTCCGGGGTACACGCTACGCTCGCCGGTGTGGTGTTGGCCTTTACCCTGCCGTTGGATCGGGACGAGAGCGGTTACTGTCCCAGTGAAACTCTGGAGCACCGGTTACACCCATGGAGCGCGTTTCTGATCCTGCCGGTATTCGCGTTTGCCAATGCCGGCGTCAGCCTAGAGGGGCTGGGGCTGGCCGACCTGACCTCTCCGCTGCCGATGGGGATTGCTCTGGGCCTGCTTCTCGGCAAACCCCTCGGCATCATGCTGTTCAGCATTATTGCGGTGATGGTGCGGCTTGCCCGCCTGCCGGAAGGCTTGGGCTGGGTTCACCTGCTGGGGGTATCACTGCTCTGTGGCATTGGCTTTACCATGGCGATGTTTGTGGCCTCCCTGTCGTTTGACCCGGGCATGCTGAACTACGGTGACCTGGCCCGGTTGGGCATCCTGATTGGCTCCGGGCTGGCGGCGGTGGCTGGATACGTGCTGCTTAGCAAGACCCTGCCCGAACAGCGCAAAACGCCGCCTGAACCCTAG
- a CDS encoding LysR family transcriptional regulator — MDQLGAMRVFVRVVQSGSFSAAARELLTSQASVSKKVATLEAELGVKLLRRTSRDHALTPEGADYYHHCVNWLAELDEVEGRIRAQGVQPKGNLRITAPYPFARQILAPVMTEFLERYPDIQLDFLVSDRRSDLQAEGIDIAIRAGHLEDSSLIVRHLFDNPMLLVASPDYLSRQGVPETPDALSQHQCIVYSPVRAVHSWRFQYQGNTIVVPVRGPFQSDSGDMNLEAAIAGMGITELPVWMVEQALSDGRLVQVLASYQADNVPFNALYPQSRHVPLKVRCFIDFLKEKLAQHPHISPNSG, encoded by the coding sequence ATGGATCAGCTCGGCGCGATGCGCGTCTTTGTCCGGGTGGTGCAATCCGGCAGCTTCTCAGCGGCGGCCCGTGAACTGCTTACCAGCCAGGCTTCGGTCAGCAAGAAGGTGGCAACGCTGGAAGCGGAGCTGGGTGTGAAGTTACTGCGCCGAACCAGCCGCGATCACGCATTAACTCCGGAAGGGGCAGACTACTACCACCATTGCGTCAACTGGCTGGCAGAGCTGGATGAAGTAGAGGGGCGGATCCGCGCACAGGGGGTCCAGCCAAAGGGAAACTTGCGCATCACCGCACCCTACCCCTTTGCCCGCCAGATATTGGCGCCGGTGATGACCGAGTTTCTTGAGCGTTATCCGGATATCCAGCTGGATTTTCTGGTCAGCGATCGGCGCTCCGACCTCCAGGCCGAAGGCATCGACATCGCAATACGTGCCGGCCACCTGGAGGATTCCTCACTGATCGTGCGCCATCTGTTCGACAATCCGATGTTACTGGTGGCGTCACCCGATTACCTGTCCCGTCAGGGTGTGCCTGAGACACCCGACGCGTTAAGCCAACACCAGTGCATCGTCTATTCTCCGGTCCGGGCCGTGCACAGCTGGCGCTTCCAATACCAGGGCAACACGATTGTGGTGCCGGTTCGTGGACCGTTTCAAAGTGACAGCGGTGACATGAACCTGGAAGCCGCGATCGCCGGCATGGGCATCACCGAACTGCCGGTCTGGATGGTGGAGCAAGCCTTGTCTGACGGGCGTTTGGTGCAGGTTCTCGCCAGCTATCAGGCCGACAATGTGCCCTTTAACGCGCTCTATCCCCAGAGCCGACACGTGCCATTAAAGGTCCGGTGCTTTATCGACTTTCTGAAAGAGAAACTGGCTCAGCACCCGCATATTTCCCCGAATTCCGGCTAG